One genomic segment of Cryptococcus neoformans var. neoformans JEC21 chromosome 8 sequence includes these proteins:
- a CDS encoding protein tyrosine/threonine phosphatase, putative: protein MSSAILPYPSQPSYPLSRPSTPRPTTTLSAPPTPITPTHLLPVAMERARSTEGVVNGVEQALNQARGIKDNKEPKPGRLKFEWEHIERPKTPESDHGIDDDEEQKMDVDEEQPIQPPYLGLGEPVSTYDEERAQRENAMRQMDIHHEEPPPPIIWGMPKWGREAERQEVAKGVRLLGMEELPQLVKTHSLIDTPSSVMFPWLHGISDDGHKGQEMAQFFGYSPPFGPPPYRGLCLLFCPPHPLDKHHLRPPPQRNDTDLTTVPTSAPYKVPDRKDSESESTSSESYNSSGATELTSPSLGNSLPSPSLSSFKPLPETDTQSMDSSKDDSNGAEVAMHPCYSKRLSPTTVAKGLDEDNHPLPCSSILNAAAEPETQKPSLSSSVSSSSSDVDEAVGQNQNPSCILFNALHVHDIFDLSKIGDDTEKRASFRAAKLPDQINLRNLNIQQIKYATVSDIVLYSKTGLTQGLLHIAEQIAQAQEDLYNQRLQEIYHVNHTGGDGEGSSEPIRYGVWVVLESFNEIEKHYPELVNIDSKGRDKHPHLQTDLFEREAKESREMTKASEVVEGFWVGNDCDVPGATLEGAGSFIRFDLCLKASECSEMPSTSALSSAYRKLLDIDRRRREAGEESQSTSAFNWTASPATHALRNLLSPSSSSVTTEVPSKRTASPTPSDRQLRAKPSLTTDHEYVALDCAGSSRTITGHTRNMVTMTDRVIELVYFLRKLVEGRDNGRKRKILVHCQDGYTESSIIVLAYIMSSLSISLPEAFLHLQVNANRSFFLYPADKPLLRKVDARLAADRKAKAIKLLSATSAGSASSHTDSDGKQSNPSPRWRPWGMNFGAKREQAPNRTSAIGGKERSKSTADVAREMLAEHENGGSAAAQEARLWFDDKRFDGFPSRILPFLYLGNLEHAGNAAMLHSLGITHVVSVGESLMNMDNSVIAYYGHKSENTLAAAVRAGKLSVLDLTDVRDDGNDPLRPVIARACEWIEEARARGGKILVHCRVGVSRSASIVIAYMMQYEHMRLMDAYMVCRARRLNVLIQPNLRFFHELFGWEVELAKREAEAAKARREEAEKQGVRDPEALKLIEGEARKIIYSWPSFCRDLYCLNRRFLCN, encoded by the exons ATGTCGTCCGCCATCCTCCCCTATCCCTCGCAGCCATCGTACCCTTTATCGCGGCCGTCCACTCCCCGGCCCACCACTACACTCTCAGCACCTCCTACACCAATTACCCCCACGCATCTCCTTCCAGTTGCCATGGAGCGTGCCAGGAGTACTGAGGGTGTAGTGAATGGTGTGGAGCAGGCGTTAAATCAGGCCAGGGGAATAAAAGATAACAAGGAACCAAAACCTGGGAGATTGAAGTTTGAATGGGAGCACATCGAAAGGCCGAAGACGCCCGAATCCGATCACGGtatcgatgatgatgaggagcagaagatggatgttgatgaggagCAGCCGATACAACCACCGTACCTAGGGCTTGGGGAACCTGTCAGTACTTACGATGAAGAGCGAGCGCAACGGGAGAATGCCATGCGGCAGATGGACATACACCATGAGGAACCCCCGCCGCCTATTATATGGGGAATGCCGAAATGGGGACGTGAAGCAGAAAGGCAGGAAGTTGCGAAAGGTGTGAGACTGTTGGgaatggaagag CTACCCCAGCTTGTCAAAACCCATTCATTGATCGATACGCCAAGCTCTGTCATGTTCCCATGGCTGCATGGTATCAGCGATGACGGCCATAAGGGGCAGGAGATGGCTCAGTTCTTCGG ATATTCCCCACCGTTTGGACCTCCACCCTATCGGGGCCTCtgtcttctcttttgtCCGCCTCACCCTCTTGACAAACATCATTTGCGCCCTCCGCCACAGCGCAACGACACAGATCTGACTACTGTTCCCACAAGCGCCCCGTACAAAGTACCTGATCGCAAAGACTCCGAGTCTGAATCTACTTCTTCAGAATCGTACAATTCTAGCGGTGCAACTGAACTGACATCCCCAAGCCTTGGCAATTCTCTACCTTCACCTAGTCTCTCGTCCTTCAAACCTCTTCCGGAAACTGATACTCAATCAATGGATTCGTCCAAGGATGACAGCAATGGTGCTGAGGTCGCCATGCACCCTTGCTACTCTAAACGTCTTTCACCGACAACAGTTGCAAAAGGCCTGGATGAGGAcaaccatcctcttccctgtAGCAGCATTCTCAACGCTGCAGCCGAACCTGAAACTCAAAAACCGTCGTTATCTTCTAGTGTCTCATCATCAAGTTCTGACGTCGACGAAGCAGTTGGACAAAATCAAAATCCCTCGTGCATCTTGTTCAACGCATTACATGTACATGATATATTCGACCTTTCGAAAATTGGCGATGACACAGAAAAACGAGCGAGTTTCAGAGCTGCAAAACTTCCTGACCAAATCAATTTAAGGAACCTGAATATCCAGCAAATCAAGTATGCGACTGTGTCCGATATTGTACTGTATTCCAAAACGGGACTGACACAGGGGTTGTTACATATTGCCGAGCA AATTGCGCAGGCACAAGAAGATCTGTACAACCAGCGATTACAAGAGATCTACCATGTGAATCATacaggaggagatggtgaaggaTCAAGTGAACCGATACGTTATGGAGTATGGGTCGTCCTTG AATCGTTCAATGAAATCGAGAAACATTATCCCGAACTGGTGAATATCGACTCCAAAGGCCGCGACAaacatccccatctccaaacTGACCTGTTTGAGAGGGAAGCAAAAGAAAGTAGGGAGATGACCAAGGCGTCAGAAGTCGTTGAAGGTTTTTGG GTCGGTAATGATTGCGACGTCCCAGGCGCAACGCTTGAAGGAGCGGGGTCATTTATTCGTTTCGATCTATGTCTCAAAGCATCCGAATGTTCCGAAATGCCAAGCACCTCGGCGCTCTCATCGGCTTACCGTAAACTACTAGATATCGACCGCAGGAGGCGGGAGGCTGGCGAGGAATCTCAATCCACAAGCGCCTTCAACTGGACTGCATCACCGGCCACCCACGCCCTGCGAAATCTTCTTTCGccctcatcgtcctcagTGACAACTGAAGTACCTTCAAAAAGGACGGCTTCTCCGACACCCAGCGACCGGCAATTGCGAGCAAAACCATCATTGACCACTGATCACGAATACGTCGCTCTCGACTGTGCAGGGAGTAGTAGAACTATCACAGGTCATACTCGTAATATGGTTACCATGACTGATCGTGTGATCGAATTGGTTTACTTTCTGAGGAAACTGGTGGAAGGGCGAGATAACGGCAGGAAGCGTAAAATCCTCGTTCATTGTCAGGATGGGTACACTGAGTCGAGTATCATCGTTCTGGCGTACATCATGTCCTCTCTATCCATTTCCTTGCCGGAAGcttttctccaccttcaAGTCAACGCAAATAGGTCGTTCTTTTTGTATCCTGCCGATAAACCTCTTTTACGGAAAGTCGATGCTCGCCTAGCTGCGGACCGAAAGGCCAAGGCAATCAAGCTCCTCAGCGCCACCAGCGCGGGGTCTGCTTCTTCACATACCGATTCTGATGGAAAACAGAGTAACCCGAGTCCACGATGGAGGCCTTGGGGTATGAACTTTGGAGCGAAGCGTGAGCAGGCTCCAAATAGAACATCCGCAATAGgtgggaaagaaagaagtaaATCAACAGCAGACGTTGCACGGGAGATGTTGGCGGAGCACGAGAATGGGGGTAGCGCAGCCGCTCAGGAGGCTAGATTGTGGTTTGATGATAAGAGATTTGACGGATTCCCTTCCAGaattcttcccttcctgtATCTTGGTAATCT TGAACATGCAGGCAATGCTGCAATGTTGCATTCGCTGGGTATCACTCACGTTGTAAGCGTTGGAGAGAGTTTGATGAACATGGACAACTCTGTAATTGCATACTACGGACATAAAAGCGAAAATACTTTGGCAGCAGCTGTGAGAGCAGGTAAACTTAGCGT GCTTGATTTGACCGATGTGAGGGATGACGGTAATGATCCCCTTCGACCTGTTATTGCGCGTGCATGTGAATGGATTGAGGAAGCCCGCGCCCGTGGTGGCAAGATTCTGGTTCATTGT CGTGTTGGAGTGAGCCGAAGCGCCAGTATCGTCATCGCCTACATGATGCAGTACGAGCATATGCGATTGATGGACGCATATATGGTTTGTCGTGCCCGACGTCTTAATG TACTTATCCAGCCCAACCTCCGTTTCTTCCACGAACTTTTTGGATGGGAAGTCGAACTTGCTAAAAGAGAAGCCGAGGCCGCTAAAGctagaagagaagaagctgaaaaACAGGGTGTGAGGGACCCTGAGGCCTTGAAGTTgattgaaggagaagcgagGAAGATTATATATTCTTGGCCAAGCTTTTGTCGAGATCTG TATTGCCTCAACCGAAGGTTTTTGTGTAATTAG
- a CDS encoding ubiquinol-cytochrome c reductase complex 7.3 kda protein, putative → MPGFQDVIYNTFFRRNSVFVATTFIAAFSFSMGFDLATTAFWDSHNRGKQWKDIRHKYIEAAGDDE, encoded by the exons ATGCCCGGATTCCAGGAC GTCATCTACAacaccttcttccgacgAAACTCTGTCTTCGTCGCTACCACCTTTATtgccgccttctccttctccatggGCTTCGACCTCGCCACCACTGCCTTCTGGGACTCCCACAACCGAGGA AAGCAATGGAAGGACATCCGACACAAGTACATCGAGGCTGCCGGAGACGACGAATAG
- a CDS encoding NADH-ubiquinone oxidoreductase, putative, producing the protein MLRNLRPLLRTVPAPSRSVIRPLSTTSKAFATAQSSPVRAHSVEELHALTAEEILKEGGVRKEAEMRHFTVNFGPQHPAAHGVLRLILELNGEEILRADPHIGLLHRGTEKLIEYKNYTQALPYFDRLDYVSMMTNELSYSIAVERLLNIEVPERAKWIRTLFGEITRVLNHLMAVLTHAMDVGALTPFLWGFEEREKLMEFYERVSGARMHAAYVRPGGVAFDLPHGLLDDIFKWATQFSSRVDEVEEVVTGNRIWKQRTIGIGPVTAQQALDYSFSGVMLRGSGIPWDIRKVAPYDAYDKVEFDVPVGKNGDCYDRYLCRVQEFRESLRIIGQCLNKIPDGAYKVDDHKIVPPPRASMKESMESLIHHFKIFSEGYSVPPGETYAAIEAPKGEMGVYLVSDGTNRPYKCKIRAPGFAHLAGADFMMRHHFLPDAVAIIGTMDLVFGEVDR; encoded by the exons ATGCTTAGAAACCTCCGGCCTCTCCTCCGCACCGTCCCAGCCCCATCTCGATCAGTCATCAGGCCGCTTTCCACCACATCAAAAGCATTTGCCACGGCTCAGTCATCGCCCGTCCGGGCGCACTCTGTAGAGGA GCTCCATGCTTTAACTGCGGAAGAGATCttgaaggaagggggagTGAGAAAAGAGGCGGAAATGAGACACTTTACAG TCAACTTTGGTCCCCAACATCCTGCCGCGCACGGTGTGCTTCGACTTATCCTCGAACTTAACGGTGAA GAAATCCTCCGTGCCGACCCACATATTGGTCTTCTTCACCGAGGTACTGAAAAGCTCATCGAGTACAAGAACTATACACAGGCTTTACCCTACTTTGATCGACTGGACTATGTTTCTATGA TGACCAACGAGTTGTCTTACTCCATTGCTGTCGAGAGATTGCTCAATATTGAAGTGCCGGAGCGAGCCAAGTGGATTAGAACATTGTTTGGAGAAATCACCCGTGTTCTTAACCATCTTATGGCCGTCCTCAC CCACGCGATGGATGTTGGTGCTCTTACTCCCTTCTTGTGGGGTTTCGAAGAGCGTGAAAAGCTCATGGAATTTTACGAACGAGTATCCGGAGCTCGTATGCACGCGGCCTACGTCCGACCTGGTGGCGTTGCTTTCGACCTCCCGCACGGCTTGCTCGACGATATCTTCAAGTGGGCTACACAATTCTCCTCTCGAGTAGATGAAGTTGAGGAGGTTGTTACCGGGAACCGAATCTGGAAGCAGAGAACGATTGGTATTGGACCTGTAACTGCTCAACAAGCGTTGGACTACAGCTTTTCCGGTGTTATGCTTAGAGGTAGTGGTATTCCTTGGGATATCCGAAAGGTGGCTCCTTATGATGCGTACGACAAAGTGGAGTTTGACGTTCCTGTTGGCAAGAACGGTGACTGCT ATGACCGATATCTCTGCCGAGTGCAAGAATTCCGAGAGTCCCTTCGAATCATTGGACAATGTCTTAACAAGATCCCCGACGGTGCTTACAAGGTTGACGACCACAAGATTGTCCCTCCCCCTCGAGCTTCCATGAAGGAAAGCATGGAGAGTCTTATCCACCATTTCAAG ATCTTCTCTGAAGGTTATTCTGTCCCTCCAGGAGAAACATACGCCGCTATCGAAGCCCCCAAGGGTGAGATGGGTGTCTACCTCGTTTCCGACGGTACCAACCGCCCTTACAAGTGCAAGATCCGAGCACCCGGTTTCGCCCACTTGGCCGGAGCGGACTTTATGATGAGGCACCACTTTTTGCCGGATGCGGTCGCTATCATTGGTACTATGGATTTGGTGTTCGGAGAGGTTGACAGGTAA
- a CDS encoding 50s ribosomal protein l19, putative — translation MPSPLRPLARALRHFSSAPARASSYPFNPSAIARPSTTPLPPPPALLHPKNGWSLITHLNNAAAQSPWAHLFARRSKDRLPAGSVLTVITYSDPARKSISPFSGVLMGTKRRGVDTCFRLRNIVNKAGVEMTFKLNSPMIKEIKVVKRAEKAKGQLKDLKRAKVNYLRERPAVMAAIARALKTAKQNEAAAGESS, via the exons ATGCCCAGCCCCCTCCGCCCGCTCGCACGCGCCCTCCGGCACTTTTCGTCCGCCCCCGCCCGTGCCTCCT CCTACCCATTCAACCCCTCCGCCATCGCCCGCCCGTCCACCACGCCCCTCCCGCCCCCCCCCGCCCTCCTGCATCCCAAGAACGGGTGGTCCCTCATCACCCACCTCAACAACGCCGCCGCCCAGTCCCCCTGGGCACACCTCTTCGCCCGCCGCAGCAAAGACCGTCTCCCCGCCGGCTCCGTCCTCACAGTCATCACCTACAGCGACCCtgcgaggaagagcatCTCCCCCTTCAGCGGCGTCCTGATGGGCACCAAGCGGCGTGGCGTCGACACGTGCTTCCGCTTGCGCAATATCGTCAACAAGGCCGGCGTCGAGATGACCTTCAAGCTGAATTCACCCATGATCAAGGAGATAAAGGTCGTCAAGCGGGcggaaaaggcaaagggaCAGCTGAAGGATCTGAAGAGGGCAAAGGTCAACTATCTGCGGGAGAGACCGGCGGTTATGGCGGCTATTGCGAGGGCCTTGAAGACCGCCAAGCAGAACGAGGCTGCCGCTGGCGAGTCATCATAG
- a CDS encoding expressed protein — protein sequence MSTSRPRIDSLRSSSTIDHSVWGARAPSPSFSTTTTGSKVNLPENHALITRKDLRQSITCFEELMAAAKAYRNALLAMSSATAAFATAMEACSRVKGCRSSNSALAGAGGLQYLISNHEQLLADTVYRQFEIPLLDALDNYKMITADRLAAYDKALHEQSQKIRKTEAENLKIGRRRKRDLQQFRQALGELQKQVDELDSIKAGYHEEVLEGEEEVWETVLGRVTFVIRSQLDFYEKIAGKASDPILEPMVMSIPDPFDAYGPPKEEGQIFSVLAPLSLLDSSAPQSPTPNLPRVLSPPPMSATTSGRPSSPSDVDGTPTRLSPAPREPGPNSESVFGQHDTWLEDASGSSGTSGVSDMGNGTARSRRELSIIDEGDITVNGKDNDQGESNGDGDGGGGAGVKAVKNSLGGKINGLPTKNNE from the exons ATGTCTACTTCTAGGCCACGCATAGACTCTCTCAGGAGCTCATCCACCATAGACCACTCGGTCTGGGGAGCAAGAGCACCCTCTCCCTCG TTCTCGACCACAACAACGGGCTCAAAAGTCAATCTGCCCGAGAACCATGCGTTAATCACAAGGAAAGACTTGAGGCAGTCTATCACGTGCTTTGAAGAG CTGATGGCGGCGGCCAAAGCGTATCGCAATGCTCTGCTAGCTATGTCTTCGGCTACTGCAGCATTTGCCACAGCAATGGAAGCTTGTTCTAG GGTCAAAGGTTGCAGGTCGTCCAACTCGGCTTTAGCAGGTGCGGGAGGTCTCCAATATCTCATTTCCAATCATGAACAGCTGTTGGCGGATACTGTGTATCGCCAATTTGAGATACCTTTACTGGATGCTTTGGACAACTACAAAATGATCACTGCCGACAGACTGGCGGCATATGATAAGGCGCTCCATGAACAAAGCCAGAAGATTAGAAAGACTGAGGCGGAGAATCTGAAGATCGGACGAAGACGGAAAAGAG ATCTACAGCAATTCAGACAAGCGTTAGGGGAACTGCAGAAGCAAGTAGACGAGCTGGACTCAATAAAAGCGGGCTATCATGAGGAAGTCCTtgagggcgaggaagaggtttggGAGACCGTCCTTGGACGAGTAACGTTTGTTATCCGAAGTCAGCTTGATTTCTACGAGAAAATTGCTGGGAAAGCGAGTGATCCGATACTCGAACCTATGGTCATGTCCATACCCGACCCGTTCGACGCCTACGGACCaccaaaagaagaggggcAAATATTTAGTGTACTAGCTCC ATTGAGCCTTTTAGACTCTAGCGCACCTCAATCACCTACCCCAAACCTCCCCCGCGTCCTTTCACCTCCGCCCATGTCCGCTACAACCTCTGGtcgtccctcttctccgtcaGATGTTGACGGTACACCGACCAGGTTATCGCCTGCGCCAAGGGAACCAGGACCAAACAGTGAATCAGTGTTTGGGCAGCATGATACATGGCTTGAAGATGCTTCTGGATCTTCCGGGACTTCTGGTGTTTCCGATATGGGGAATGGGACTGCTAGATCGAGGAGGGAGTTGAGTATcattgatgaaggagatatTACGGTAAACGGTAAAGACAATGATCAAGGCGAAAGCAATGGTGATGGcgatggtggaggcggaGCTGGTGTGAAAGCAGTAAAAAATTCTTTAGGTGGAAAGATTAACGGGCTACCAACAAAAAATAACGAATGA
- a CDS encoding protein phosphatase PP2A0 B subunit gamma isoform, putative — protein MKGLKKAMNLSRTKSSEKSKSPNPPAHKQSTASSGPSSPSVNSPSRQASDAPGLQGGAPITPRRSPINDKTSPAPPLVVISGAPQPPPINTEMPSDPIPHSPHGRYGSPERTLGADGQPTPPKVGPMNRLRGPKDTIPAVGKTPRKQRSSRFYVTEKVEIEKLPNFADVRPEQRNELFVQKLQQCRVVFDFNDASSDLEGKQIKSQTLHEMLEYITSQRGVITESIYPEVVSMFATNLFRSIPPQVNPTGDAFDPEEDEPVLELAWPHLQIVYEFFLRFVESPDFNTNIGKRYIDQSFVLQLLELFDSEDPRERDFLKTTLHRIYGKFLNLRAFIRRSISHVFFQFVYETERHNGIAELLEILGSIINGFALPLKEEHKTFLTRALIPLHKAKSLALYHPQLAYCVVQFLEKDPALTEEVVLGLLRYWPKVNSPKEVMFLNEVEEILDVIEHNEFIKIMQPLFVQLARCINSAHFQVAERALYYWNNEYIVNLMGEHISIILPIVFPALYQNSKTHWNRTIHGMVYNALKLFMEINQEVFEECQNNYRAQRKAESDRAIERYDEWLQLREQAIQNWESAHPSSPLPERLQEPPPPRPEPYEDEPMMDVSVDMTANGFDPSESFTLDRSIAEETVPVADPGVDRAPPLSPTSPTQLLGQQGQAPSSPTPSGGGTAPHLRRKSVLPIDAGVMRDLQNHRSLENDANP, from the exons ATGAAGGGACTCAAAAAGGCAATG AACCTCTCTCGCACAAAGTCCAGCGAAAAGTCAAAGTCCCCCAACCCTCCTGCCCATAAGCAATCGACAGCATCCTCAGgcccatcatctccctctgTCAACTCTCCCAGCCGCCAAGCCTCCGATGCGCCCGGACTCCAGGGCGGCGCGCCCATCACTCCGCGCCGATCTCCCATAAACGATAAGACCTCTCCAGCACCTCCGCTTGTGGTGATCTCGGGTGCGCCCCAACCGCCTCCCATCAACACTGAAATGCCATCGGATCCCATTCCGCACAGCCCGCATGGGAGATATGGTTCTCCCGAAAGAACACTGGGCGCGGATGGACAGCCGACGCCCCCTAAAGTTGGACCGATGAACAGGTTGAGAGGACCGAAGGATACGATCCCGGCCGTGGGCAAGACGCCGCGAAAGCAGAGAAGTAGCAGGTTCTACGTGACGGAAAAGGTCGAGATTGAAAAACTGCCCAACTTTGCGG ATGTGAGGCCCGAGCAAAGGAATGAACTGTTTGTCCAGAAACTGCAACAGTGTCGAGTTGTTTTCGATTTCAACGATGCCAGTAGTGATCTAGAGGGGAAACAGATCAAGTCACAGACGCTACACGAGATGCTCGAATACATTACGAGTCAAAGAGGCGTCATCACAGAAAGCATCTACCCTGAAGTGGTTAGCATG TTTGCAACAAACTTGTTTAGGTCCATTCCGCCCCAAGTCAACCCGACAGGCGACGCGTTTGAcccagaggaagacgaacCTGTCCTTGAACTTGCCTGGCCCCACCTCCAAATCGTTTACGAATTCTTCCTCCGATTCGTCGAAAGTCCGGATTTCAACACGAACATTGGCAAGCGCTACATCGACCAGTCGTTTGTTCTCCAACTTCTCGAGTTGTTTGACAGTGAAGATCCTCGTGAGCGTGATTTCCTGAAAACAACGCTTCATCGAATCTATGGTAAATTCCTCAATCTACGAGCATTCATCCGCCGCTCGATAAGCCATGTCTTTTTCCAATTTGTTTACGAAACGGAACGACATAACGGTATTGCCGAGCTCCTCGAAATTCTCGGCTCAATCATCAACGGTTTCGCCCTCCCCCTCAAGGAGGAACACAAGACCTTTCTCACTCGCGCTCTCATTCCCTTGCACAAGGCTAAATCCCTCGCACTCTATCACCCCCAACTCGCATACTGTGTCGTCCAGTTCCTCGAAAAGGATCCTGCTCTCACAGAAGAAGTCGTGTTGGGTCTGTTGAGGTACTGGCCCAAGGTGAATTCCCCAAAGGAAGTCATGTTCTTGAatgaggtggaggagattTTGGACGTGATTGAGCATAATGAGTTTATCAAGATTATGCAGCCGCTGTTTGTGCAGCTGGCGAGGTGTATCAATAGCGCGCATTTCCAG GTGGCGGAACGCGCGTTGTACTACTGGAACAATGAGTACATTGTCAATCTCATGGGCGAACATATCAGTATCATCCTCCCCATCGTCTTCCCCGCATTGTATCAAAACTCGAAAACCCACTGGAATAGGACGATCCATGGCATGGTATATAACGCGCTCAAGTTGTTTATGGAGATTAATCAGGAAGTGTTTGAAGAGTGTCAGAATAACTATAGAGCGCAACGTAAAGC TGAATCAGATCGAGCTATTGAACGATATGACGAATGGCTGCAACTTCGCGAGCAAGCGATCCAAAACTGGGAATCCGCCCACCCGTCTTCACCCCTTCCCGAACGCTTACAAGAACCCCCACCACCCCGCCCTGAACCATACGAGGACGAACCGATGATGGACGTTTCGGTCGACATGACTGCGAACGGGTTTGATCCAAGTGAAAGTTTCACGTTGGATAGGTCGATTGCGGAGGAGACGGTGCCTGTGGCGGATCCGGGGGTTGATAGAGCTCCTCCTTTGAGC CCGACGTCGCCGACGCAACTCTTGGGACAACAAGGACAGGCGCCTTCAAGTCCCACCCCGAGCGGGGGCGGGACTGCACCCCATTTGAGGAGAAAATCAGTGTTGCCCATTGATGCTGGGGTCATGCGAGATCTCCAG AATCATCGAAGTCTGGAAAACGACGCAAACCCCTAA